A genome region from Halocatena salina includes the following:
- a CDS encoding AGE family epimerase/isomerase: MLRVQYPDVLAKRGFQLIHPMTGEQYSNDRRHLIAACRAVSNFALGTAIDGPDWCRDAVKHGIHFLREAHRSPDGGYHLLVDSDGKPIDRTRSAYGHAFVLLAYSRAATIGIDGATSDLRRTHQVIEERLRDNEGLLRSDCDPDWSELEAYRGQNANMHACEAYIAAYEATGEDRFLDRARHIAKTITVDLAEETDGLLWEHYSAEWDHDFEYNADEPRHQFQPPGYQPGHHAEWAKLLGLLDRYSDDTVDGDWQYARAVELFDAAVEMGWAEDGFVYTINRDGKTIVPDRYGWALAEALGAAATLKERADACGVADERDRFRNWEQRFLEEVPTYRGPAGVWYEKRLSPENGGIPVAPDAPGVEPDYHPVSAYYEEHRSTREVHRRA; the protein is encoded by the coding sequence ATGCTCCGAGTACAATACCCAGACGTTCTTGCCAAACGTGGCTTCCAGCTCATCCATCCAATGACCGGGGAGCAATATTCTAACGACCGTCGACACCTCATTGCCGCCTGTCGAGCAGTCTCGAACTTCGCACTCGGTACCGCTATCGATGGACCCGATTGGTGTCGTGACGCGGTTAAACACGGTATCCACTTCCTTCGAGAGGCCCATCGCTCTCCTGACGGCGGCTACCATCTCCTTGTTGATAGCGACGGGAAGCCGATCGATCGGACACGTTCGGCGTACGGACACGCCTTCGTCCTACTTGCGTACTCCCGAGCAGCAACCATCGGAATCGATGGGGCCACGTCGGATCTTCGGCGGACACACCAGGTGATCGAGGAACGATTACGGGATAACGAAGGATTGCTTCGAAGTGACTGTGATCCCGACTGGTCCGAATTAGAGGCCTACCGTGGACAAAACGCTAACATGCATGCTTGTGAGGCGTACATCGCTGCATACGAGGCGACCGGTGAGGATCGGTTCCTTGACCGCGCACGCCACATTGCCAAGACGATTACTGTCGATCTTGCAGAAGAGACCGATGGGCTCCTGTGGGAACACTACTCCGCAGAATGGGATCACGACTTCGAGTACAACGCAGATGAGCCGCGCCACCAGTTTCAACCTCCCGGTTATCAACCCGGACATCACGCGGAATGGGCGAAGCTTCTCGGCCTGCTCGACCGCTACAGCGACGACACAGTAGACGGAGACTGGCAGTACGCTCGAGCAGTGGAACTGTTCGACGCTGCTGTCGAAATGGGCTGGGCCGAAGACGGGTTCGTATACACTATCAACAGGGATGGTAAGACGATCGTTCCGGACCGTTATGGGTGGGCACTTGCAGAGGCACTGGGTGCTGCGGCGACGCTCAAGGAACGCGCTGATGCCTGTGGGGTCGCGGACGAACGCGACAGGTTTCGCAACTGGGAACAGCGATTCCTCGAAGAAGTTCCTACATACCGGGGTCCTGCTGGTGTCTGGTACGAGAAGCGGCTCTCACCCGAGAATGGCGGCATACCAGTCGCACCGGACGCGCCGGGCGTTGAACCGGACTACCATCCCGTGAGCGCGTACTATGAAGAGCATCGGTCGACAAGGGAGGTACATCGGCGTGCGTGA